A window of Eriocheir sinensis breed Jianghai 21 chromosome 39, ASM2467909v1, whole genome shotgun sequence contains these coding sequences:
- the LOC127009034 gene encoding N-chimaerin-like isoform X1, translating into MTTGSGDKSSNMWKSFLYQLQHEAPKPAAVLCTDRPPDSPPYYGLEYHGNISAHECQALLDQEGAYLVRQRDRARGFSTLSIWFDRQVKHYRLYYDGQKHYVGEKRFDTLHSLVHDGLVCLYIELHAGDHLRAMQAASYSESPYYTLTRCNRTPKRPPLGKENDHPSANTVDRPTYFIDSIQEEVDTQTSDSPKELNTQRPHRFSVNTFSGLIWCGFCGHFLWGFVSQGVKCQDCGFKAHKQCSYRVPNDCSPDLKNLQSIFGVDLTTSVARGSLEVPAVVTECINEIEARGLMSEGIYRVPGSQDQVVALKLAFERDGDKVSLNEKAVGDINVVAGVLKSYLRLLPISPITASCFTKLQIASKLSDPEARVSAMKEALRTLPPAHYKTVKAIILHLDRVCKHSAVNKMSATSLSTVLAPTLIQMAPLKENLQPDDLLALVTSAEEPRVVELLILYHQDVFDDTSSP; encoded by the exons GTGACAAGAGCAGCAACATGTGGAAATCTTTCC TTTATCAGCTGCAGCATGAAGCACCAAAGCCTGCTGCTGTTCTCTGCACTGATCGGCCCCCAGACAGCCCCCCCTACTACGGCCTAGAGTATCACGGTAACATCAGTGCCCATGAGTGCCAAGCGCTGCTTGATCAGGAGGGAGCCTACTTGGTGCGACAGAGGGACAGAGCACGAGGCTTCTCCACTCTCAGCATTTG GTTTGATCGGCAAGTTAAGCACTATAGACTGTACTACGATGGTCAGAAGCATTATGTTGGGGAGAAGCGCTTTGACACGCTACACAGCCTGGTGCACGATGGGCTTGTGTGTCTCTATATTGAGCTGCATGCTGGCGACCATCTCCGGGCCATGCAGGCTGCCTCCTACTCTGAATCCCCTTACTACACCCTTACCAGATGCAACCGGACCCCCAAGCGACCACCACTTGGCAAAGAG AATGATCATCCTTCAGCAAATACAGTTGATAGGCCAACCTATTTCATTGATTCTATCCAGGAGGAAGTAGATACCCAGACATCTGACTCGCCCAAAGAGTTGAACACCCAAAGGCCTCACAGGTTTAGTGTCAACACCTTCAGTGGCCTTATTTG GTGTGGTTTTTGTGGTCACTTCTTGTGGGGGTTTGTGTCTCAGGGAGTGAAGTGTCAGGACTGTGGCTTTAAGGCTCACAAGCAATGCAGCTATAGAGTTCCCAATGACTGCTCTCCAGACCTCAAGAACCTTCAGA GTATATTTGGGGTTGACTTGACTACCAGTGTGGCCAGAGGATCACTAGAGGTGCCAGCTGTGGTGACAGAGTGCATCAATGAAATTGAGGCACGAGGCTTGATGTCTGAGGGGATATACCGTGTGCCAGGCTCACAGGACCAGGTGGTGGCACTCAAGCTGGCCTTTGAGAGGG ATGGTGATAAAGTCAGCCTCAATGAGAAGGCGGTGGGGGACATTAATGTGGTGGCGGGGGTACTGAAGTCATACCTCCGGCTGCTGCCCATTTCTCCCATCACTGCCTCCTGCTTCACAAAACTCCAGATAGCAAGCA AGTTGAGTGATCCTGAAGCACGAGTGTCAGCCATGAAAGAGGCACTGCGTACCCTGCCTCCCGCTCACTACAAAACCGTCAAGGCTATCATCCTCCACCTGGACAG GGTGTGCAAGCACAGTGCTGTCAATAAAATGTCAGCCACCAGCCTCAGCACTGTCTTGGCCCCAACTCTCATCCAGATGGCACCACTGAAGGAGAATCTGCAGCCAGATGACCTCCTTGCCCTGGTCACCTCAGCTGAAGAGCCTCGAGTTGTGGAGCTTCTCATTTTGTACCACCAGGATGTGTTTGATGACACTTCTTCGCCCTGA
- the LOC127009034 gene encoding N-chimaerin-like isoform X2 gives MTTGSGDKSSNMWKSFLYQLQHEAPKPAAVLCTDRPPDSPPYYGLEYHGNISAHECQALLDQEGAYLVRQRDRARGFSTLSIWFDRQVKHYRLYYDGQKHYVGEKRFDTLHSLVHDGLVCLYIELHAGDHLRAMQAASYSESPYYTLTRCNRTPKRPPLGKEEEVDTQTSDSPKELNTQRPHRFSVNTFSGLIWCGFCGHFLWGFVSQGVKCQDCGFKAHKQCSYRVPNDCSPDLKNLQSIFGVDLTTSVARGSLEVPAVVTECINEIEARGLMSEGIYRVPGSQDQVVALKLAFERDGDKVSLNEKAVGDINVVAGVLKSYLRLLPISPITASCFTKLQIASKLSDPEARVSAMKEALRTLPPAHYKTVKAIILHLDRVCKHSAVNKMSATSLSTVLAPTLIQMAPLKENLQPDDLLALVTSAEEPRVVELLILYHQDVFDDTSSP, from the exons GTGACAAGAGCAGCAACATGTGGAAATCTTTCC TTTATCAGCTGCAGCATGAAGCACCAAAGCCTGCTGCTGTTCTCTGCACTGATCGGCCCCCAGACAGCCCCCCCTACTACGGCCTAGAGTATCACGGTAACATCAGTGCCCATGAGTGCCAAGCGCTGCTTGATCAGGAGGGAGCCTACTTGGTGCGACAGAGGGACAGAGCACGAGGCTTCTCCACTCTCAGCATTTG GTTTGATCGGCAAGTTAAGCACTATAGACTGTACTACGATGGTCAGAAGCATTATGTTGGGGAGAAGCGCTTTGACACGCTACACAGCCTGGTGCACGATGGGCTTGTGTGTCTCTATATTGAGCTGCATGCTGGCGACCATCTCCGGGCCATGCAGGCTGCCTCCTACTCTGAATCCCCTTACTACACCCTTACCAGATGCAACCGGACCCCCAAGCGACCACCACTTGGCAAAGAG GAGGAAGTAGATACCCAGACATCTGACTCGCCCAAAGAGTTGAACACCCAAAGGCCTCACAGGTTTAGTGTCAACACCTTCAGTGGCCTTATTTG GTGTGGTTTTTGTGGTCACTTCTTGTGGGGGTTTGTGTCTCAGGGAGTGAAGTGTCAGGACTGTGGCTTTAAGGCTCACAAGCAATGCAGCTATAGAGTTCCCAATGACTGCTCTCCAGACCTCAAGAACCTTCAGA GTATATTTGGGGTTGACTTGACTACCAGTGTGGCCAGAGGATCACTAGAGGTGCCAGCTGTGGTGACAGAGTGCATCAATGAAATTGAGGCACGAGGCTTGATGTCTGAGGGGATATACCGTGTGCCAGGCTCACAGGACCAGGTGGTGGCACTCAAGCTGGCCTTTGAGAGGG ATGGTGATAAAGTCAGCCTCAATGAGAAGGCGGTGGGGGACATTAATGTGGTGGCGGGGGTACTGAAGTCATACCTCCGGCTGCTGCCCATTTCTCCCATCACTGCCTCCTGCTTCACAAAACTCCAGATAGCAAGCA AGTTGAGTGATCCTGAAGCACGAGTGTCAGCCATGAAAGAGGCACTGCGTACCCTGCCTCCCGCTCACTACAAAACCGTCAAGGCTATCATCCTCCACCTGGACAG GGTGTGCAAGCACAGTGCTGTCAATAAAATGTCAGCCACCAGCCTCAGCACTGTCTTGGCCCCAACTCTCATCCAGATGGCACCACTGAAGGAGAATCTGCAGCCAGATGACCTCCTTGCCCTGGTCACCTCAGCTGAAGAGCCTCGAGTTGTGGAGCTTCTCATTTTGTACCACCAGGATGTGTTTGATGACACTTCTTCGCCCTGA